A region from the Pleurocapsa minor HA4230-MV1 genome encodes:
- a CDS encoding cupin domain-containing protein codes for MNEHCVIPVIKTPKDYQAYRISPQDSNRLALIFDPSNAHNSLTVCVEIFDVGGATPPNRHNFAVEMFFILKGEGMAICDGKEIPLHSGDSVLIPKTGTHLIKNTGSERLYALCIMVPDENFSALIRNGISATLDEQDLNILTRID; via the coding sequence ATGAACGAACATTGTGTAATTCCTGTAATTAAAACCCCCAAGGATTATCAAGCTTATCGAATTAGTCCTCAAGATAGTAATCGTCTGGCGCTCATTTTCGACCCTAGTAATGCACATAATTCATTAACTGTGTGCGTAGAGATTTTTGATGTCGGTGGTGCGACTCCTCCTAACCGTCATAATTTTGCTGTAGAAATGTTTTTTATTCTCAAGGGTGAAGGCATGGCAATATGCGATGGTAAAGAAATACCTCTGCACAGTGGCGATAGTGTATTAATTCCCAAAACAGGGACTCACTTGATTAAAAATACGGGTTCAGAACGTTTGTATGCTTTGTGTATCATGGTTCCTGATGAGAATTTTTCGGCGTTGATTCGTAACGGAATAAGTGCAACGTTAGACGAACAGGATTTAAACATATTAACTCGTATTGATTAG
- a CDS encoding DUF4129 domain-containing protein encodes MSAGSFKQDGLNWRINLIKQRFGEWMEYQTSQLNPDWDFASFQKTLLWQIIKFCLWSTIAILLVWIAWQLWLLLRLYWKRWQRTSDRHANFTSPTQTTQLSAADWVERSQSARVDGNYHLAIICLYQAMLKLLDERGIIPTQLSLTDQEYRRSLLKIAVTSLNSYELLLSIHQRLCFSQAEADRALFEECQQAYQQIEVKH; translated from the coding sequence ATGTCCGCAGGGTCATTCAAACAAGATGGTTTAAACTGGCGCATCAATTTAATTAAGCAAAGGTTTGGTGAATGGATGGAATATCAAACCTCTCAGTTAAATCCTGATTGGGACTTCGCCTCTTTTCAAAAGACGCTGCTATGGCAAATTATCAAATTTTGCCTGTGGTCAACGATCGCCATCTTGCTGGTTTGGATCGCGTGGCAACTGTGGTTACTTTTACGTCTCTACTGGAAACGTTGGCAAAGAACAAGCGATCGCCATGCTAATTTCACCTCTCCTACCCAAACAACTCAACTATCAGCAGCCGATTGGGTAGAGCGATCGCAATCTGCCAGAGTAGACGGTAACTATCATCTGGCAATTATTTGTCTCTATCAGGCAATGTTAAAGCTGTTGGATGAACGAGGGATAATTCCGACTCAGCTAAGTCTCACGGATCAAGAATATCGGCGATCGCTCTTGAAAATTGCCGTTACTTCTTTAAACTCCTACGAACTATTATTATCAATTCACCAAAGACTGTGTTTCAGTCAAGCTGAGGCAGATCGAGCCTTATTTGAAGAGTGCCAGCAAGCTTATCAACAGATCGAAGTTAAACATTAA
- a CDS encoding DUF4350 domain-containing protein, with protein MPNFRQRKWLWMGIAIAVIIILTLVAAPNSGRNDSGSTYGKSPDGYGAWYEYMSKKEIPLKRWRKPFAQFIEADVQDATYLKILSQSDYLLSLEGISSTESNWIGQGNTLVIIGKSEPATAAPFNSSIPYRQQTLSNDQIKIATTRRFRGGQQSILQDRYGAIVWQEQIGKGKIIYCTTPYLAANAYQDNLDNYQFLADLVSDRQSIWVDEYIHGYKDKESIAKEQQADLLSYLAKTPWFFFLIQTILIAIVAAFAAFRRFGLPIKPRTAIADNSTAYIDALAGVLEKANSTDFVVEAIAKDEQRKLQQALGLGKSLVDEQTLITAYKQQRGDTVVDLSQLLRVSNAGKKISDAQLITWIQKWQKLNQSS; from the coding sequence ATGCCAAATTTTCGTCAACGCAAATGGTTATGGATGGGAATTGCGATCGCGGTAATAATTATTTTAACTCTGGTTGCTGCACCTAATAGTGGTCGGAATGATAGTGGTTCAACTTATGGCAAAAGTCCTGATGGTTATGGCGCTTGGTATGAATACATGTCCAAAAAAGAAATTCCGCTTAAGCGTTGGCGTAAACCTTTTGCGCAGTTCATTGAAGCTGATGTACAAGATGCCACCTATCTTAAGATTCTGAGTCAAAGTGATTATTTACTGAGTTTAGAAGGCATATCTTCAACTGAATCAAACTGGATCGGCCAAGGAAATACTCTAGTCATCATCGGCAAGTCTGAACCAGCTACGGCTGCACCCTTCAACAGTTCAATTCCCTATCGCCAACAGACTCTATCTAACGATCAAATCAAAATAGCCACTACTCGTCGTTTTCGAGGGGGACAACAAAGTATTCTCCAGGATCGTTACGGTGCAATAGTCTGGCAAGAACAAATTGGCAAGGGAAAAATCATTTACTGTACGACTCCCTATTTAGCTGCTAACGCCTATCAAGACAATCTCGACAACTATCAATTTCTGGCAGACTTAGTAAGCGATCGTCAAAGCATTTGGGTAGATGAATACATTCATGGTTACAAAGACAAAGAAAGCATTGCTAAAGAACAACAAGCCGATCTTCTCAGTTACTTAGCTAAAACCCCTTGGTTCTTCTTTTTGATTCAAACAATCCTCATTGCCATAGTTGCTGCCTTTGCTGCCTTTCGTCGCTTTGGTCTACCAATTAAGCCCAGAACGGCGATCGCCGATAATAGTACCGCCTATATTGATGCTTTAGCAGGAGTCTTAGAGAAAGCCAATAGTACAGATTTTGTCGTAGAAGCGATCGCCAAAGATGAACAGCGCAAGCTGCAACAAGCTTTAGGGTTGGGTAAATCTTTGGTTGACGAGCAAACCTTAATTACAGCCTATAAACAGCAGCGAGGAGACACAGTTGTAGATTTAAGTCAATTATTACGGGTTAGTAATGCGGGAAAGAAAATTAGTGATGCTCAATTAATTACCTGGATTCAAAAGTGGCAGAAATTAAATCAAAGTAGTTAA
- a CDS encoding toxin HicA, with amino-acid sequence MDIDEALVELKSETNIRFTRLLTITEKFFGKPRNRGTSHYPFKTPWQGKPRINLQQGKGGKAKPYQVKQVKEALIKLKEIQ; translated from the coding sequence ATGGATATTGATGAAGCCCTGGTAGAACTGAAAAGCGAAACTAACATTAGATTCACCCGTTTATTAACTATAACCGAAAAGTTTTTTGGCAAACCAAGAAATAGAGGAACAAGTCACTATCCGTTTAAAACTCCCTGGCAAGGAAAACCAAGAATCAATCTTCAGCAAGGAAAAGGTGGGAAAGCAAAACCATATCAAGTTAAGCAAGTTAAAGAAGCATTAATTAAACTAAAAGAGATACAATAA